The genomic window aagttGGCTAGTATTTTTGTGGCAGGGGCAAGACACTCTTGGTGCTCAATGTTTAATAAAGTAACAGTATTTCTCTCTACTGCCACAATCCACTCTCAAAATGATAACAAGAATATCAGAACGCAACTTCATATTACTGGTAAATAGTAACAACATCAATATTTCCATGTATTTCTCTACATgttcaatatatttatataatatatttagtgttttttcttcattttataaGGACTGTGCAGGAGGAGTGTGCTTTCAGGATGCGTGAGTTTGcaaatataaatggaaatataaatggaaaaagaacaaaGGTCCATGCTGTGCTGAttagcacaaaaaaacaagaatttattacatttatattatagTTCTATAATTTGCCAGTGGTAAAAACACAAGCTTTTAGATGTCAGTTTATAGCTAGTGGCTGTAAAGTTGGCTACAAGACAACAGATAaacttcattattttaattcaagCCTTGCCCTAATTCATTAAAGCACTCATAAAACATTAAACTTTTAATACATTGGCCTCCACAAACGTGCAGGTTTCACAGGACGCAAAACATCACACCACAGTGAATTTTGCAGTTTCAGCAGATAGTGAAGTTCAGTGCTTCCTGTAGGAGCACTGATCTAGCTGGAACATCAGTCAGAACGAGAAGAATGTTACATCTACAGTGAAGATGGGAAGAGCTTCATAAAGGGTGGAATCAGTGAGATTTTACCAAAGGAGGGTGACCAAGATGGAACCCAAAACCCTTGTTTCCACTTCTACTTTTTACAATTAGATTCACTTTGATACTCCTCATTGGCTAACTTATTTCACATGGACATGCAAGTTGTACAAACATTGTCCATTAGTTGGGTTGTTATCCAGATAGAAAGGTATTCACATATCGCACAAGTTCAGCAATACACAAACAGTAAATAGCTGAGAAACAAAGGCATTTAAGTAAATGATTGCTTGTATTCTTAACTATTTTCATTGAGCAAATAATAGTCTTTGTCAATAGCTAAAGCATACATACCGTGAGCtccataatacatttttcttgatttggctttgtactccacaattttatatttacactCAAACAATGCAAAAGCTGTTAAAGCATAGTTTtcaacttttattaaagggtattttcatgttggtatcaccatgcagaaataacattactttttataaatgcccccccccccccccccaaccctgccccctATTTCAAggaaccataatgtttggaacaaatggttTCATCAGGTTTCTAATTGGTCAGGTGTCTTCAATTGCTTTATTACACTGTTAAATTCTCACCCTAATAAAGAAACACTTTTCTGACTGATCAGGAATGcccaggaggcaggcgtggatgtgtcaggtactactgtctgcagaaaacTTAACGCATAGAACTACAGAGGCTTCACTGAATATGCGTGCTCTCCGTGTGTGTTAATCTCCTCACACAGTCTTCTTCAGCATCATCTGCAGCATTTCCGCCTTCTCCGTGTCTTCGTTCTCCCTCAGCATTTCAATCAGCCTAAGAATGCTCTGAGGAGTAGAACCTGAATCAAACTTCAGAGCGAACTCTCTCAGCTGGAGAATGGACCGGTAACACCTCTTCATCAGTTTGGTCTTCACAGCCTTCATGTCCTTCAGCTCTTCTTCAAGTCTGGATATGTCTGTGGCTAGTTTGCGCTCGGCATCTTTTCTAGGATCCTCATGTGTTATTCTTTCTTCGTCTTCTTTTTGGTGGCCCTCGGAGCTGCAGGTTTCAGGAACGGCTTCATATTGATTGCCCCATAATTTTCTGTATATAGTAGCACATAATCTACGTATAGCATGCCATATGATCAATCCCAGATTCTTTAAAATTAAGTATATACAGGAACACCATGGAGTGTGGCGGTTTGCCTCAGACACAGTGCTGGAAGTTGCATGTTGCTCAGCTGCGCATGTGTTCTGATGGGTGTTACTTGTCCTCATGACCTCTTTGTGCTCTTCCAGTCTTTTCTGCAGCTCCTCAAGTGCCCtgtgcttctcctcctcctctttaaTCTGACTCGCCAAGTTCTGGATACCCTCTTCCAGGCTCCAACGTTCCCTCAAAACGTTTTCGGTCATCTTCATGCATTGCGGTTCCATTTTATCTAAAGCCTGAAAAAACTCTCTGAAGCTCTCTGCTCCATTATCCCAGgctgttttaaatgtttcttcGTATTTCTTAGCAAACTTCTGAAGAGGAAGGTtgttgaacaggaagtgaacagggtcattatttttatctttgagGAAAGGTGCACCAGACTCAGAAACTGGCTTAAGAGCTGGAGGTGGCATCCAGTCTGAGAAGGTGATGAGAATCATGAAGTTTTTCTCCATGTTCTTCccaaagacagacagaatggCATCAAAGATGTATTTCTGGCTGGGACTTAGGCGATATTGAGATGCCTTCACCACGAGGCAAACTGCATCTATTTGTTGAACATCACTAAAAGATTCCAAGAATGTGTACAGATTCTGAGCAATGTTTTTATCTTTATCCAGACCTCTTGTGTCTCCATATCCTGGCGTATCAATGACTGTGAGGGAAAAAGGAACAGACAGTTCCTCCAGCCCAAACATCTCATAGGCAGTAATCACAGTGGCTTGAGATTCAGTTTGATGCCTTTTGCTTTCATCTGGAATGATTTCAAACCTGATCTTGTCTTCCCACTTTACACCCAGCATGTAGTTGACCATCATATTGATGAGTGCAGACttccctgttcctgtttctcccACCATCATGATTGTCCTGTTCCTTTTTTGGGGGTCCTTTTTTCCAAACGTGTATCTCCTGACCACTCCCTCTTCATTCAGAGGTTCCTGGACTTTCAGCAGGTATGTTTGTTTGGGTTCTGTTGCAATCTGTACACTGTTCTTAATTACATCTGACCACTTGGATGTAACTTCTTCTCTTGTTGTAGAGTAACTAAAAGAttaagagaaataaaacaacttgtgtttttattttgttctttataacaattaccccccccccctccccgacacacacacacacacacacacgacattgagacagatacagtataatattatagttgaagagaaaattattttaaaaatttgtcagCCTTAGTCAATAGTCCTCATGATTCATGAATAGATGGGCAGATAGTTACTCAGTTTACACAGAGTACAATTAGTATATCATTTGATGCACATAATTAAAACACTCCTTTGCCATAGATTTGCACCAACATTCccacaaacaaataattcagACCAGAGACAAAAATTCAATCTGTGCAACAAATCTGCAATACTCCAAAATATCAACTGTACAAAAATGTCCAGTGGGCTTTATGTTGAGTACATATCTAGGCACCTATGAAAGGATACGGGTGAATTCAGAACCTTGTAAAGACCCCAAAACACACCTTAGGCTGTGTTCGAAACTGCATACTATCCGTACTTATCATCCTAACTGTGACGTAAAATTAGAATTTAGTgcactgctgtgatgttctgtgcaaggacccacacgcagaccagggaaatccaaaaaacgttgtctttattcagtccgaggttcgaagccaggtaatcagagagagtacggtgccgaatcgagtttccaaaagaagaGTGAAAAAACAAGCGAAAAATCAAAAACTAGGAAATCAGAGCGGccaaggtacaaagggacaggcaaaagagaagtcaaggcaaagcgaaggtcaaaccagaagcaaacaaaaccaaaaggggcaggcaaactcgaagtcgtacaaaggggtgtctcaggaatctcaatagacaaaggcttactaacaatcggcacaatgaattcgatcaacgttctgacgctgaactggtggaaaagactgacatttatacactggggaaggtaacaatcaaggaggggttaagtgagtgagggaggagtaacaaacaacatccaggtgaagaacattaggataactaataaaatgacaggggattgacaaaacgcggactggaatcacatagataacaatgataatagacggcctgggtgaagcaggtaaaacacgtgcagagagagagaggtgcagtcagagcaagagacaggtgcaggcaattgcagaactcagcgttagagcaggctagaaagaaaaggggcggagctacagcgcagcatggaagaggggagactggttaatgtattagtatagtgatctaaactatcaaaaacccaaaactagtgtgtgttagtccattagtaatattcacatgttagtatattagtgaggttagtatcTTACAATCTACaaattagtagggattagtagaaattagtaaaactagaaataagcaggaagtaagtaaagcgagactggaaagaaggggggaaaccacgaaaacccggaaccacccgaatagtgaaatcacacaagtacaggggagtgaagcagctcagggaacacagacacagagacagtactggggagacaagtgaccgggaatacagactacaacaactGCATACTGACTAACTCACACTGCATAGTACATCTGTTTTGTGTAGGTAAAAAGTTCCTGGATGTGTACTACGGCTGCGTTACAAACTCCAAGCTACCTGTACTTAGCATACTTACTGGTTAGTAAAACAAGTATATAGCGTGTTCTCACTGCATAGCATGTTCCATTTGAGTAGGCGAAAAGTGCCAGATGTATACTGGATTAGCAAGCATTTTGGAGTATGCAATCCCTCTTACACAATGTTCAAGAGACCCATAATACATTGTGGCTGAAAGTCCATCATCTGGGCAACCAATCATATGCTGTGATTTAAGGAAGTCTTTCTGAAGAAACAACTATGGCAGCAGCTGCcccataattctttttttttttgtattatgtaaaaaaaaattgcctatTTTTTCGTTCGAGGCTGTGATCAGGCGGATTCACCTTTCTCAAATCTGCAAAATTGATTATGTTGTAGATCAATACCATGCGACCAGGATTTACCAGCCTCAGTGAAGCTCATAAACTTCAGTGGTCACTTcaggtattgcagtttattaATGGTAATTACTTCAGGCACTTGATTAATTTAGCTCCCTCATTTTAGCCTGACTACATGTttaatagaaatatatttttgtgtgttttttttttttttttgaagaaccactcacacaaacacacacacacacaccaacaaactcaaaaatacAATGTAGGCTTAAGCTCTAGAGAAGACTGAATTAAAGAATAAAGTCCATTCGAATGGTGCATATAATTGATGTTGGTGTGAACATCATAATAAACCTCCTAGGTTTTGTATTATTCTATTGTGTATACTCTGTTCTCATTGGACAATCTGTAGAGTTTGCTACCGGTCAATAAACATCACCTAAAAGGAACCTATCAACTTTTGAATATCTAAAAGCTACTGTACAACAATATTACCTTTACCAcctctacagtatgtgtactGTAGAAACTGCAGTCACATATTACCTTGTGTGAGATTGTGCCATCCCAGAGTTTGCAGTTACCAGTCCTCTTTgaatcacagaaagaaaacaatgactGAATTTTTGGAAAGTCGTGAAAACTCAATCAGGAAACtggcatgcatgtgcatgaggGGAACTGTCCCTGCACCTGAAaaagagaccaaaaaaaaaagaaagtcatttAATTTGACAAGCTAAACCCCACTGATGCACATTGAAATCAGAAGTTAGCTTCCATTGCTCATGTTGCaggtccctcacacacaccctctgcctctcctgcgTAAGTAAGCAAGGAGAGGAAACAAAGAACACTGAAGTGTTCTGATGTACAGTACAAATGTAGTCTCTCTGAAACCCGTGTAAACGCGGGTTCAGTCCTCAGGAGATAAACTTCTTCAAAATACCATCCGGCTACGAATGTATGCAAATGACAAACTCCCAACTGAGTATAAATAAGCTTGTTTTGAAGTTAACGTCACTGACATCTTGAAGCAAACGATCGGTAATACAGATCCAAACAGCCTAAAATGCCAGAATGCATCAAGAATGAAGAGAAACCACACAAAGCTGCTCTCACCTGTGTTTTCCAGATCGTCTGCAGACCCAGGTGGTGTGTCTTGCTGTGACTCTTAACTCATATAGTCTGAGCAGGGCGGGATGTCCTTCTGCCTCGGGGTAAAGAAATGTGTTCTAATTGGCCATAATCGCATATGCTGATGATTTTTTAACCAATTGCTtaccattttaaagaataaattaataaccccctgcattctttctttctcattgGAGAAGAGACAGAATGGGAATGATCATATTTATTCTGTCAGAAACACTTTCACTTTTGAGTCGCAGCTAGCTAGAGGAAAAACATGAACCCACAAGAGCAAAAAAGCAAGAGCCATCAAAAGAATTGCATCGTGGCAGAGTGCACTGCACAGTGAATAAGTATTATGCCAGCTGTGcctgatgtttaaaaaattcagttttctgCTTTTTGTAACTGATTTACATGGTACAACAGGACAGTTTCCTTTAGTTCATGGTTCTTGTAGTTCTATTTTAGCTTTGCCTTCAGATTAAATTTAATGGGATTCAGTAAATTAATGGAAATAGATGAtacttaaatatttatgtttactgcacaaacaaaaaacctcaTTCCATATGGTCCCCTTGATACAAACCAATATCATTACAGCAGGTGTAGGTTTGTAGGTtcaatattttgtaatatgCATCACTTTTCAAAACTGATTTTCTGTTATAAAATGAGCAGAGCCAATTAAGAATTCACTGGGTGGTTGGGGTGGCTGTTGATTTTAAAAGACATGTTGTCCAGTTATACAGGGAGATTAGgagaaaactaaacaaacacatccactcaaattaaataatgaagagAGAGCACccccttttcatttctgtttaactGAAATCTCTTTTCGGTGTTTGTTTGGTGTGAACTCCCCTTTGGGCACGTCGCTGGGGACGAGCATTAGGCCGAGAGATCGGAGGCAGGTGTTTCTCCAGTGACACGTTTCCCCAGCTTCAGCTCCTTGGGGAGGGCTCCACCTGCTGGAGGTCGGTGGTACGGCACCCAGGAGAGGCCCTACGGAAGCGCTACGGAAAATTCCACCCGCACCCAATACGACcacactgcagcctgcagcAGGAACGTTCccgaaatgtttgttttgttttgcactttttacacCAGCACTGTAAACCAGGTCCTCGGTGTGagaccaaaccaaaccaaaccaaaccaagaCCAAACCAAAACTATGACTGCTGCTATACCAGATCTTGAAATATCAATTATCATAGTGAACTTGCTTGTTGTCTTCACAAGGACAATGACATTATCAAATCACGCTATTACTTTTCACTACAAGTTAATTTAGTGTTCTTGTGTATTAGAATCTTGCCCAGATGTTCTCACCAATTAAGAGATTAATTCAAATGCTCATGCTCTAATTTAATGCTAATCCATCTGTGTTCCCATGTTCTGTTTTAGACCACCTATCACAATAAACACCGCCATTATAAAACGAAAAACAGGTCAGCATAGTTTCATGGCAGTAGAAAACTGGTGTCTATTGAGACTCTGGGAACCTAAGTGACTTCTTGCAGTGTATTCTCATAGTTTGTCTATTTAAGATACACAATAGTTATAAATGCTGAGCCTTATTTctaatagaaaagaaaaaaatgttgaccTGATACACTGAGtcaggaaagtgaacatggtaGGAACTTCAGATGatacaaaaaaatttcacacaatttttcttttaatgtatAAAGCTTTATATGGTTGGCTGCAGAATATCTTAAGGAGTTACTTATTCTTTACTCTCCTCCAAGATTAATTTGTTCACAGGGTGATGGCGATATGAAAATTCCAAGAATATCTAAAATTTTAATGGGCAGCAGAACCAGAGTTCCTGTCTCAAAACATACCTTGTGGGTGTGGCTTCTCACTAAAAAGtactaaaatattatttgaattcaaaatcaGATCGTCACGAAACTGGATGTATATCTTCGGCATGATTTGGCTCCACTCGGTCAACAGGTAGCCCTGTACTAGCATGCAAAAGATGGTGCAAATCAACCGACAGGGAGTGCTACATTAATTCATAAGGCAATTGAATCCAAATGTATTTGCCTTTTTCACATATACGCCTTATGCCCCCTATCTTTTCTGGCAACGTGAGAAAATGGTACATGTCAGACTGAACTTCTCTGGCACTCAGGAATATGTGAATatcagaagaaaaacatgtttgccCTTTTAAGACATTTCAGGGCATTCGTACACTGCCTCCGTCATGTTTCATGGTAGTATAACTGCATCATTGTGActttaaaactattttagaAAAAGGCACTATTTTCTGTATTAAACATGGTATTTACTAACAAGCTGGCCTGGCTATGCTAATATAACACAGGTCGGGCTATGCTAATGAAACACAGGTCTGGCTATGCTAATGAAACACAGGTCTGGCTATGCTAATGTAACTCAGGCCTGGCTATGCTAATGAAACACAGGTCTGGCTATGCTAATGTAACTCAGGCCTGGCTGTGCTAATGTAACACAGATTTGGCTATGCTAATATAACACAGATTTGTTAATCTTTATGTAACTCAGGCCTGGCTATGCTAATGTAACACAGGTCTGGCTATGCTAATATAACACAGATTTGGCTATCTTAATGTAACTCAGGCCTGGCTATGCTAATGTAGCACAGGTCAGGCTATGCTAATATAACACAGATTTGGCTATCTTAATGTAACTCAGGCCTGGCTATGCTAATGTAGCACAGGTCTGGCTATGCTAATATAACACAGATTTGGCTATCTTAATGTAACTCAGGCCTGGCTATGCTAATGTAGCACAGGTCTGGCTATGCTAATATAACACAGGTTtggctcacacacagcacctttTAAGGAGATTCATATAAAAGATCAGAGtagtaaaaaaacacagaatcttGTTAATTGCAGGACAGGCACTGAGATTAtacccaaacacatacaagcCTTTAAAGCCAAATtgcttgtattaaaaaatatattaaaatgtttgaatgtatatttaattaactGGTTGTGCATCAGAGTTTCATCTGAGCTATTTAATACATGGATGATAAAACAAATTAAgtacaagcatttaaaaagagtttaaaaaaaaaaaaactaaaagtcagtgttcttcCCTCAAGTAGCCAGACATCCTGTTACCATGGCTACTGAAGAAccacagaacaaaacacaggtgAGTACAGCTCACCTGCTGGGAAGTTTACGCTGGGAACTATGAGAATACACTACAAGAAGCCACTTAGGTTCCCAGAGTCTCAATAGACACCGGTTTTCTACTGCCATGAAACTATGCTGACCTGTCTTTCGTTTTATAATGGCGGTGTTTATTGTGACAGGTGGTCTAAAGTAGAACATGGGAACACAGGATACTACGATGGATGAGCATTAAATTAGAGCATGAGCATTTGAATTAATCTCTTCATTGGTGAGAACATCTGGGCAAGATTTGAATACACAAGAACACTAAATTAACTTGTAGTGAAAAGTAATTGCATGATTTGATAGTGTCATTGTCCTTGTGAAGACAACAAGCAAGTTCACTatgatatttgatatttcaaGATCTGGTATAGCAGCAGTCAaagttttggtttggttttggtttggtttAGTTTGGTTTGGTCTCACACCGAGGACCTGGTTTACAGTGCTGGTGTAAATAGTACAAATTTACACCagtacaaaacaaacattttgggaACGTTCCTGCTGCAGTGTGGTCGTATTGGGCACAGCTGGAATTTTCTGGGGTGATGCACGTGAGGGCCTCTCCTGTGTGCCGTACCACCGACCTGCAGCAGGTGAAGCTGTCCCCAAAGAGCTAACGCTAGGGAAACGTGTCACTGGGGAAATACTTGCTTCCGATCTCTTGGCCTTATGGTCGTCACCAGCGACGTGCACAAAGGGATGTTCACACCAAACGCTCACCGAAAAGAGATTTCagttaaacagaaatgaaaagagagTGTTCAGTTTTCCTTTTCTAATTTGAGAGCAGAGgtatttgtttagttttctcCTACCATGCCTATATAACTGGACAAGTTGTGTTTTTGAATCAACAGTCCCCCTTCGCCccaccctccaacccccccgcccccccaccccccaccaccccctcgcCACCCCTCTTGGTGAATCCTTAAATCCTAAAGTGACTATACTCATTCTATAACAGATAAAATCATAGTTTTCAAAAGTgatgcatattaaaaaatatatattaaacatACATAACTGTAACAATGGTCTGTTCTCAGAGGACCATATGGCCtaaattttttgtttgaaaaaaaagctggaaatgtagttttttaaacATCAGGTACTGCTGGTATGTCCCATATTCACTCTGCACAATTGAATAAGTCTGATAGCTCCTGTCATTATCTTAATTTTCTTTTGCTCATTTTTGCGGgttcatgttgtttttattctagctgtgacacaaaataaaagtgaaagtgtttttGACATAATAAATATGATCATGCCCATTCTGCCTCTTTTCCAATGGGAAAGAGGGGACGCAGgggtttattaatttattctttaaaacTGAAGgtaattgattaaaaaaaaaacatcaccatgTGTGATTATGGCCAATTAGAACACAACATCAGGGCAGAAAGACATTCCTCCCTGCTTAGACTAAAAAAGTTGAGGCTCCAGAAGACACACCTCCTGGGTCTGCAGACGATCCGGCAAGCACAGGTGAGAGAGCGGCTTTGTGTGGTTTCTCTGCATTCTTGATGCATTCTGGAGTTTTAGGCTGTTGGATCCTTGGATCTGTAGTACCGATCGTTTGCTTCACAATGTCAGTGAAGTTAACTTCAAAATAAGCTTATTTACCTGCAGTTGTGAGTTTGTACTTTGCATACATTTGTAGCCGGGTGGTATTTGAAGAATTGCTTGCTCTGCTTCCTTTTGTAGGACAAGAAGAAGGTGAGTGTCCGAAAGATTTGCCGCATAAGCAAAGGAAACTACTTTCTGCTGTGAATGTGCATCAGTGGGGTTTATcttgtcaaaataaatgtatatcttTACCTTTCTCAGGTGCAGAGACGGTCCTtctcgtgcatgtgtgtttcctgGTTGCCAAAGacactgtatttgttttctttctgtgtttacAAGAGGACTGGTACCTGAGAACCTGAGAATGGCACAATCTCATGGAAGGTAACAATGCAGTTTCTACGGTACACATACTGTTTGTTTGCAACAGCTGGTTACTGTAATATTGGCATTTCGGTGTATTGCAGATGACAGATCTGCCACGCAGACTTCCTTTTTGTCTCTGGTTTGAATCATTTGTTTGAGGGTGTGTATACAGTTCTCACAAATCTCTGCCAAAGGAGTGTATTAATTATGtgcactgaattatttattattgtactCGGTGTACACTGAATAGCTGTCTTCACTTTGTAAACTGGATTCATAAAGAATATTCACTAAggttgacattttttaaatgattttttcttcAATTATAATATATGATACTGTACatgataagtgtgtgtgtatgtgtgtgtgcaagtgtgtctgtgtgtgcctgtgtatgtgtgtttacctgtgtgcatgtgcatacgtgcatgcgtgtgtgtgtctgtgtgtgtgtatgtgtgtgcatgtgcgcgtgtgtgtatgtgtgtgtgactgtttgtgtgtgtgtgtgtgtgtgtgtgtgtggtaattactatgaataacaaaatggttctttagaaaaaaaattctctatCTTTTAGTTGCTCTACAACAAGAGAAGAAGCTACATCTAAGTGGTCAGATGTAATTAAGAACAGCAAACAGATTGCAACAGAACCCATAAGAACacacctgctgaacacagtcaAGAGAGCACTGAACAAAGATGGACTCATCAGGAGATACACTTTTGGAAGAAAGGACCCCAACAAAAGGAACAGGACAATCATGATGGTgggagaaacaggaacagggaaGTCTGCGCTCATCAATATGATAGTCAACTACATGCTGGGGGTAAAGTGGGAAGATAAGATCAGGTTTGAAATCATTCCAGATGAAGGCAAAAGACCAAAAACCAGTCTGATTACTACATATGAGATTTTTGGACTGGAGGAGCTGTCTGTTCCTTTTTCCCTCACAGTCATTGATACACCAGGATTTGGAGACACAGGTGGGCTTGAAAAAGAGAAGGGAATTGCTGAGAATCTGTACAAGTTATTGAATTATTTAAGCAGCATTCAACAATTAGATGCAGTTTGCCTTGTGGTAAAGGCATCTCAGAATCGCCTTACTTACAGCCAGAAATACTTCTTCGATGCCATCCCGTCCATCTTTGGGAAGAACACGGAGAAAAACATCTTGACTCTCATCACTTTCTCTGACTGGATGCCACCTTTAGCTCTTGAGGCACTTCTTGAGTCTGATGTACCTTTCCTCAAAGATGAAAACAATGAACCTGTTCACTTCCTCTTCAACAGCCATCCTCTTCAGAAGTTTGCTAAGAAATACGAAGAAACATATAAAACATCTTGGGATAATGGAACAGAGAGCTTTGGAGAGTTTTTTGAAACTTTGGATAAAATGGAACCGCAAAGCTTGGGGGAGATTAAAAATGTCTTGAAGCAACATCACTGCTTGGAAGATTTTTTCTCGAAATTGGAGAGTCAGATCAGGGATGTGGGGGAGAAGCACAAGGGACTTGAGGACGTTCAAAAAACTCTGAAAGAGTACAGACAGGACTCGGAGAAAAATAACTTTGAGTATAAATACAATGAAGTTGTCAAAAAGAAGGTCAAAACTACATCTAAGTGGTCAGATGTAATTGAGAACAGCAAACAGATTGCAACAGAACCCAAACAAACatacctgctgaacacagccaagATAGCATTGAATAAAGATGGACTCATCAGGAGATACACTTTTGGAAGAAAGGACCCCAACAAAAGGAACAGGACAATCCTGATGGTgggagaaacaggaacagggaaGTCTGTGCTCATCAATATGATGGTCAACTACATGCTGGGTGTAAAGTGGGAAGATAAGATCAGGTTTGAAATCATTTCAGATGAAGGCAAAAGACCAAACACTAAATCTCAAACCAGTGCGATTACTGCATATGAGATTTTTGGACTGGAGGAGCTGTCTGTTCCTTTTTCACTCACAGTCATTGATACACCAGGATATGGAAACACTACAGTGAAGGATGATATAATTGCTGAAAATCTGTACAGATTACTGGAATATTTCGACATTGTTCAACAACTAGATGCAGTTTGCCTTATGGTGAAGGCATCTGCAAATCGCCTCACTCCTTTCCAGAAGGAAATCTTTGATTCCATCCTGTCCCTCTTTGGAAAGAACATGGAGAAAAACATAATGACTCTCATCACCTTCTCtgactggaaatcaccttcaaATACTCTTGAGGCAGTTATCGAATCTGGCGTACCTTTCCCCAAAGATGAAATTGATGAGcctgttcacttcctgttcaacaACTGTCCTCTTAATTATTatcagaataaatatgaaaaatcatTCAAACAACACTGGGATAACGGAACTGAGAGCATGAGGAAGTTCTTTCAGACTTTGGATCGAATGGAAAGTCGAAG from Anguilla anguilla isolate fAngAng1 chromosome 8, fAngAng1.pri, whole genome shotgun sequence includes these protein-coding regions:
- the LOC118234286 gene encoding uncharacterized protein LOC118234286 isoform X1 — translated: MAQSHGSCSTTREEATSKWSDVIKNSKQIATEPIRTHLLNTVKRALNKDGLIRRYTFGRKDPNKRNRTIMMVGETGTGKSALINMIVNYMLGVKWEDKIRFEIIPDEGKRPKTSLITTYEIFGLEELSVPFSLTVIDTPGFGDTGGLEKEKGIAENLYKLLNYLSSIQQLDAVCLVVKASQNRLTYSQKYFFDAIPSIFGKNTEKNILTLITFSDWMPPLALEALLESDVPFLKDENNEPVHFLFNSHPLQKFAKKYEETYKTSWDNGTESFGEFFETLDKMEPQSLGEIKNVLKQHHCLEDFFSKLESQIRDVGEKHKGLEDVQKTLKEYRQDSEKNNFEYKYNEVVKKKVKTTSKWSDVIENSKQIATEPKQTYLLNTAKIALNKDGLIRRYTFGRKDPNKRNRTILMVGETGTGKSVLINMMVNYMLGVKWEDKIRFEIISDEGKRPNTKSQTSAITAYEIFGLEELSVPFSLTVIDTPGYGNTTVKDDIIAENLYRLLEYFDIVQQLDAVCLMVKASANRLTPFQKEIFDSILSLFGKNMEKNIMTLITFSDWKSPSNTLEAVIESGVPFPKDEIDEPVHFLFNNCPLNYYQNKYEKSFKQHWDNGTESMRKFFQTLDRMESRSLRMTEEVLRERRRLEACIQTFESQIKVVEMKRKALEEVKKTLEKQKEDMRRNNNFQYKSQTVVMEKIPVGKAATSCSKCEVTCHTPCMQTNSLWWCHVMDWSGNCTACPGKCSYNDHERECKIYARKHEEKTVTHEGLKKTCERMIATQEKVMSTREQELRDAEAEKTSLIERCFQSILQLRELALKFDSDSTRQSILRQIEMLKKNNEAEKAEMLQKILENTA
- the LOC118234286 gene encoding uncharacterized protein LOC118234286 isoform X2, encoding MMVGETGTGKSALINMIVNYMLGVKWEDKIRFEIIPDEGKRPKTSLITTYEIFGLEELSVPFSLTVIDTPGFGDTGGLEKEKGIAENLYKLLNYLSSIQQLDAVCLVVKASQNRLTYSQKYFFDAIPSIFGKNTEKNILTLITFSDWMPPLALEALLESDVPFLKDENNEPVHFLFNSHPLQKFAKKYEETYKTSWDNGTESFGEFFETLDKMEPQSLGEIKNVLKQHHCLEDFFSKLESQIRDVGEKHKGLEDVQKTLKEYRQDSEKNNFEYKYNEVVKKKVKTTSKWSDVIENSKQIATEPKQTYLLNTAKIALNKDGLIRRYTFGRKDPNKRNRTILMVGETGTGKSVLINMMVNYMLGVKWEDKIRFEIISDEGKRPNTKSQTSAITAYEIFGLEELSVPFSLTVIDTPGYGNTTVKDDIIAENLYRLLEYFDIVQQLDAVCLMVKASANRLTPFQKEIFDSILSLFGKNMEKNIMTLITFSDWKSPSNTLEAVIESGVPFPKDEIDEPVHFLFNNCPLNYYQNKYEKSFKQHWDNGTESMRKFFQTLDRMESRSLRMTEEVLRERRRLEACIQTFESQIKVVEMKRKALEEVKKTLEKQKEDMRRNNNFQYKSQTVVMEKIPVGKAATSCSKCEVTCHTPCMQTNSLWWCHVMDWSGNCTACPGKCSYNDHERECKIYARKHEEKTVTHEGLKKTCERMIATQEKVMSTREQELRDAEAEKTSLIERCFQSILQLRELALKFDSDSTRQSILRQIEMLKKNNEAEKAEMLQKILENTA